In the genome of Cygnus olor isolate bCygOlo1 chromosome Z, bCygOlo1.pri.v2, whole genome shotgun sequence, one region contains:
- the CHRNB3 gene encoding neuronal acetylcholine receptor subunit beta-3 isoform X2 has translation MLCLMLCVLCLTHSSVSAFSSVAENEDALLRHLFQGYQKWVRPVQNSNDTIKVLFGLKISQLVDVDEKNQLMTTNVWLKQEWIDHKLSWNPEEYGGITAIRVPSESLWLPDIVLFENADGRFEGSLMTKAIVKYNGVVTWTPPASYKSSCTMDVTFFPFDRQNCSMKFGSWTYDGSMVDLILVDENVDRKDFFDNGEWEILNAKGMKGNRKDGLYSYPFVTYSFVLRRLPLFYTLFLIIPCLGLSFLTVLVFYLPSDEGEKLSLSTSVLVSLTVFLLVIEEIIPSSSKVIPLIGEYLLFIMIFVTLSIIVTVFVINVHHRSSATYHPMAPWVKRLFLQKLPRLLCMKGHVDRYSFSDTEEKETTLKSKLPGKQKHRQAKDGEKIVIAFLEKAADSIRYISRHVKKEHFIRQVVQDWKFVAQVLDRIFLWLFLVASVTGSVLIFTPALQMWLNNTL, from the exons GTGTGTCTGCCTTCAGTTCAGTGGCTGAGAATGAGGACGCGCTCCTCAGGCACCTATTTCAAGGCTATCAGAAATGGGTCCGCCCCGTGCAAAACTCCAACGACACCATCAAAGTCCTCTTTGGGTTAAAGATATCACAGCTCGTGGATGTG GATGAGAAGAATCAGCTGATGACAACCAACGTGTGGCTGAAGCAG GAATGGATTGACCACAAGCTCTCCTGGAATCCAGAGGAATACGGTGGGATCACCGCCATCCGTGTCCCCTCTGAGTCTCTGTGGCTTCCCgacattgttttgtttgaaaa TGCTGATGGGCGTTTTGAAGGCTCCCTGATGACCAAAGCCATAGTGAAGTACAATGGAGTGGTGACCTGGACACCACCAGCCAGTTACAAGAGCTCCTGCACAATGGACGTGACCTTCTTCCCCTTCGACAGGCAGAACTGCTCCATGAAGTTTGGGTCCTGGACGTATGACGGCAGCATGGTGGACTTGATTCTAGTGGACGAAAATGTAGACAGGAAAGACTTCTTTGATAATGGGGAATGGGAAATCTTAAATGCCAAAGGTATGAAAGGCAACAGGAAGGATGGGCTGTACTCTTACCCGTTTGTCACTTACTCCTTTGTGCTGAGACGCCTTCCACTCTTTTACACTCTTTTCTTAATAATCCCCTGCCTGGGACTGTCTTTTCTAACTGTCCTGGTGTTTTACCTGCCTTCAGATGAAGGAGAAAAGCTTTCATTGTCTACTTCAGTTCTGGTCTCCctcactgttttccttttagtgATTGAGGAAATAATCCCTTCTTCTTCCAAAGTCATCCCTCTGATTGGTGAGTATCTGCTGTTCATCATGATTTTTGTCACCCTCTCCATCATTGTCACCGTCTTTGTTATCAATGTCCACCACCGCTCCTCAGCGACTTACCATCCCATGGCTCCCTGGGTTAAAAGACTCTTCCTCCAGAAGTTGCCTCGACTGCTCTGCATGAAGGGCCATGTAGATCGTTATTCCTTCTCAGACactgaggaaaaggaaaccaCCTTGAAATCAAAGCTCCCGGGGAAGCAGAAACACAGGCAAGcaaaagatggagagaaaatCGTTATTGCCTTTCTGGAGAAGGCAGCCGATTCCATTCGATACATTTCCAGGCATGTTAAAAAGGAGCACTTCATCAGGCAG gttgtccaggactGGAAATTCGTAGCTCAAGTCCTAGATCGGATCTTCCTGTGGTTATTTCTGGTGGCGTCAGTGACAGGTTCAGTTCTCATCTTTACCCCTGCGTTACAGATGTGGCTGAACAACACTCTGTAG